The Hyphomonadaceae bacterium ML37 genome includes a region encoding these proteins:
- a CDS encoding phosphotransferase family protein, with the protein MSQLDDAFSGTKAVADALKFDQRALETWMDQHVGGFAGPLTVEQFKGGQSNPTYKLTTPRHAYVLRRKPPGKLLPSAHAVEREYQVMKALGGQGFPAPHMHALCEDESVIGTAFYVMDFVEGRIFWDAYLPDLAPAQRAALYDASNATLAQLHAIDVEAAGLSDYGRPGNYFERQIARWTKQYKAAETAPIAAMDRLIDWLPANAPQQDRISVVHGDYRLDNMIFHPTEPRVIAVLDWELSTLGDPLADFTYQLMQWRTPKEIRSGFLGVDLKALGIPTEDEYVAAYCRRTGRDGIPKLDFYIAYNIFRLAGIAQGVYARGLQGNASNERAKELGALVAPMADYAWSIAERA; encoded by the coding sequence ATGTCCCAGCTTGATGACGCGTTTTCCGGCACCAAGGCGGTCGCCGACGCGCTGAAATTCGATCAGCGCGCGCTGGAAACGTGGATGGACCAGCATGTGGGGGGCTTTGCCGGACCGCTCACCGTGGAGCAGTTCAAGGGCGGGCAATCGAACCCGACCTACAAGCTGACCACGCCGCGCCACGCCTATGTCCTGCGCCGCAAGCCGCCGGGCAAGCTCCTGCCCTCGGCCCATGCGGTGGAACGCGAATATCAGGTGATGAAGGCCTTGGGCGGGCAGGGTTTCCCTGCTCCGCACATGCATGCGCTGTGTGAGGATGAAAGCGTTATCGGCACGGCGTTCTACGTGATGGATTTCGTCGAGGGCCGGATATTCTGGGACGCCTATCTGCCCGATCTCGCGCCCGCGCAGCGCGCCGCGCTCTATGACGCGTCCAACGCCACGCTGGCGCAATTGCACGCCATCGACGTAGAGGCGGCGGGCTTGTCCGATTATGGCCGTCCGGGTAATTATTTCGAGCGCCAGATCGCGCGCTGGACCAAGCAGTACAAGGCCGCCGAAACCGCGCCCATCGCGGCCATGGACCGGCTGATCGACTGGCTGCCGGCCAATGCGCCGCAGCAGGACCGGATCAGCGTGGTCCATGGCGACTATCGCCTCGACAACATGATCTTCCACCCCACCGAGCCGCGCGTCATCGCGGTGCTGGATTGGGAATTGTCGACGCTGGGCGATCCGCTGGCCGACTTCACCTATCAGCTCATGCAATGGCGCACGCCCAAGGAAATCCGCTCCGGTTTTCTGGGTGTGGATCTGAAGGCGCTGGGCATCCCCACCGAAGACGAATACGTGGCCGCCTATTGCCGTCGCACCGGGCGTGACGGCATCCCGAAACTCGATTTCTACATTGCCTACAACATCTTCCGCCTGGCCGGCATCGCCCAGGGCGTGTATGCGCGCGGGCTGCAGGGCAATGCCTCCAATGAACGCGCCAAGGAGCTGGGCGCACTGGTGGCGCCGATGGCTGACTATGCGTGGAGCATTGCAGAGAGGGCGTAA
- the nudC gene encoding NAD(+) diphosphatase, giving the protein MNQRQGAPPDLDLAESPQPRYMARMRLTFTDSLLDHAGLQRANPNWMAQQHVHAEGRAVLFAGGSIALADDGAPLVLPAGIASGLALKWPGLIFIGLQNGAPWFAGALENGVAERGPDFRMTAMQLAPELACVFGRARSILMWSGRRRFCSNCGSKNEFFDGGLRLTCPSCGMEHYPRTDPSIILLPYSGDRCVMGRQPSWPPGMYATLAGFVEPGETLEAACARETAEEVHLKVLSTEYVANQPWPFPSALMIGFLAEVEDGEVQPDDDLEDARWFTRDEVRELYDGAMANWAPRHFSISRLLIERWLGRDDGATL; this is encoded by the coding sequence ATGAACCAGCGGCAAGGTGCGCCGCCCGACCTTGATCTGGCCGAATCTCCCCAACCGCGCTACATGGCCCGCATGCGCTTGACCTTCACTGATTCCCTCCTCGACCATGCCGGCTTGCAGCGGGCGAACCCCAACTGGATGGCGCAGCAGCATGTGCACGCCGAGGGCCGCGCGGTTCTGTTCGCCGGGGGCTCGATTGCTCTGGCGGATGACGGCGCGCCGCTGGTTCTGCCGGCGGGTATCGCCTCCGGCCTGGCGCTGAAATGGCCCGGCCTGATCTTCATCGGCCTGCAAAACGGCGCGCCCTGGTTTGCTGGCGCGCTGGAAAACGGCGTTGCCGAGCGCGGCCCGGATTTCCGCATGACGGCCATGCAGTTGGCGCCGGAGCTGGCTTGCGTCTTCGGGCGGGCCCGCTCCATCCTCATGTGGTCCGGGCGCAGGCGTTTTTGCTCCAATTGCGGTTCGAAGAACGAGTTCTTCGACGGCGGGCTTCGCCTGACCTGCCCGTCCTGCGGTATGGAGCATTATCCGCGCACCGATCCGTCGATTATCCTGCTGCCCTATTCGGGTGACCGGTGTGTAATGGGCCGCCAGCCCAGCTGGCCGCCAGGCATGTACGCAACACTCGCCGGCTTCGTGGAGCCGGGCGAAACGCTCGAGGCGGCCTGTGCGCGCGAAACGGCCGAAGAAGTGCACCTCAAAGTGCTCAGCACCGAATACGTCGCCAACCAGCCCTGGCCCTTCCCTTCCGCGCTAATGATCGGCTTTCTGGCCGAAGTCGAAGACGGCGAGGTGCAGCCGGACGATGACCTGGAAGACGCCCGGTGGTTCACCCGCGACGAGGTGCGCGAGCTCTATGACGGTGCGATGGCCAACTGGGCGCCGCGACACTTCTCCATCTCCAGATTGCTCATCGAGCGCTGGCTCGGCCGCGATGATGGCGCGACCCTGTGA
- a CDS encoding 50S ribosomal protein L11 methyltransferase codes for MTALRPVLAALDAVPEPLALSWSLFEDGSETAGRLDILCETVKAAEAMAATQGLDAASITVHIAPLPEEDWVALSLKGLPLVRAGRFAVYGAHAAADLAPGCIGLEVEAGPAFGTGHHATTRGCLEAVDVIEREGFTPESVLDLGAGSGLLAIAAARLWPGAQIIATDIDAESVAETLVNAQKNSVGPQIESIEADGYDHPVFDGRRFDLIFANILAGPLITLAQQTAAHLAPGGRLILAGLLDEQAERVSEAYLAAGLTPSTTHSLDGWTILVFRA; via the coding sequence ATGACCGCGTTGCGTCCGGTTCTGGCCGCGCTGGACGCCGTCCCCGAGCCGCTGGCGCTGAGCTGGTCGCTGTTCGAGGATGGATCGGAAACAGCGGGGCGCCTCGATATTCTGTGCGAGACGGTGAAGGCTGCCGAGGCCATGGCCGCGACGCAGGGGCTGGATGCGGCTTCCATCACCGTCCACATCGCGCCGCTGCCCGAAGAAGACTGGGTCGCGCTATCGCTGAAAGGTCTGCCGCTGGTGCGGGCGGGGCGGTTCGCAGTGTACGGCGCCCACGCGGCGGCGGATCTGGCGCCGGGCTGCATCGGTCTGGAGGTCGAAGCCGGTCCGGCCTTCGGGACCGGACATCACGCCACGACGCGCGGCTGCCTTGAGGCCGTGGACGTGATCGAGCGCGAGGGGTTCACACCCGAGAGTGTTCTGGATCTGGGCGCGGGCTCCGGCCTGCTGGCCATCGCCGCGGCCAGGCTGTGGCCCGGCGCGCAGATCATCGCCACGGACATTGATGCCGAATCTGTCGCCGAAACGCTGGTCAATGCGCAGAAGAACAGCGTGGGGCCGCAGATCGAGTCGATTGAGGCCGATGGCTATGACCATCCGGTGTTCGACGGGCGGCGGTTCGACCTGATCTTCGCCAATATCCTGGCCGGTCCGCTGATCACGCTGGCTCAGCAGACCGCCGCACACCTGGCCCCCGGCGGGCGGTTGATTCTCGCCGGACTGCTGGACGAGCAGGCAGAGCGCGTGTCTGAGGCCTACCTGGCCGCCGGTCTGACCCCATCCACCACGCACTCGCTGGATGGCTGGACCATTCTGGTTTTCCGCGCCTGA
- a CDS encoding porin family protein has protein sequence MKTILLSTVAALVFAAGASAQDGRSHIGGGVAHYDADGANFNAIYLRGGFDVTEFFGVEAEGQIGVQDDEVNIGGGLTADVGLNYGVAGFGKLQFPVSEQFSVFARAGYAWAEFDASAAGLTIQDDADGLAYGAGAEWAFSGPNAVRFDYTRYDFEGEGNVWSIGYVRRF, from the coding sequence ATGAAAACGATTCTCCTCTCCACGGTCGCAGCGCTGGTTTTCGCGGCGGGCGCCTCGGCTCAAGACGGTCGCTCCCACATCGGCGGCGGCGTCGCCCATTACGACGCTGACGGCGCGAACTTCAACGCCATCTACCTGCGTGGCGGGTTCGACGTGACCGAATTCTTCGGCGTTGAGGCCGAAGGCCAGATCGGCGTTCAGGATGATGAAGTGAACATCGGCGGCGGTCTGACCGCTGACGTGGGCCTGAACTACGGCGTCGCCGGCTTCGGCAAGCTGCAGTTCCCGGTGTCCGAGCAGTTCTCCGTATTTGCTCGCGCCGGCTATGCTTGGGCTGAGTTTGACGCGTCCGCAGCCGGCCTGACCATTCAGGACGATGCTGACGGCCTGGCCTACGGCGCGGGCGCCGAATGGGCGTTCTCCGGCCCGAATGCGGTCCGTTTTGACTACACCCGTTACGACTTCGAAGGCGAAGGGAACGTGTGGTCGATCGGCTACGTCCGCCGCTTCTAG
- a CDS encoding cytochrome c family protein, which yields MGDLFFNKVAGVILAVALFMMALGELSNIVFGGGDNAELAYPIDLSALQTSAPAAEEPSGPVDFGVLLASADLSAGERVARRCAACHTFNEGGANGTGPNLWGVMGRGVAEVAGFNYSGAMTEYGSGGTRWLFENMYEYLENPRGYVPGTSMSFAGLRSQDDRINVIAYMRSQDNDPLALPDPLAEAAAGEDDVADAEAEAAANSQEVMPDPAEDAAEDAGEAPADEEAPSEDDAEAEPADEDGGEL from the coding sequence ATGGGCGATCTTTTCTTCAACAAGGTGGCGGGTGTGATCCTCGCCGTGGCCCTGTTCATGATGGCGCTGGGCGAATTGTCCAACATCGTATTTGGCGGTGGCGACAACGCTGAGCTCGCCTATCCGATCGATCTCTCGGCGCTCCAAACGTCTGCCCCCGCTGCAGAAGAGCCCAGCGGCCCGGTCGATTTCGGCGTGCTGCTGGCGAGCGCCGACCTGTCGGCCGGCGAGCGCGTAGCGCGCCGCTGCGCGGCCTGCCACACCTTCAATGAAGGCGGCGCGAACGGCACCGGCCCCAATCTGTGGGGCGTGATGGGCCGCGGCGTCGCGGAGGTGGCGGGCTTCAACTATTCGGGCGCCATGACTGAATACGGTTCGGGCGGCACGCGCTGGCTGTTCGAGAACATGTACGAGTATCTGGAAAACCCGCGCGGCTATGTCCCGGGCACGTCCATGAGCTTTGCGGGTCTTCGCAGCCAGGATGACCGCATCAACGTGATCGCCTACATGCGCAGCCAGGATAACGATCCTCTGGCCCTGCCCGACCCGCTTGCCGAGGCCGCGGCGGGCGAAGACGACGTGGCGGACGCCGAGGCTGAGGCTGCGGCAAATTCGCAAGAGGTCATGCCTGACCCGGCTGAGGACGCCGCGGAAGATGCTGGCGAAGCCCCCGCAGACGAAGAGGCGCCGTCCGAGGATGATGCTGAAGCAGAACCTGCGGACGAGGACGGCGGCGAGCTCTAG
- a CDS encoding alpha/beta hydrolase — protein MIIRLPIILLFALLTACGPQSAPDVAPVDPYAAERPIRFAALMERERPSADHRIAYGPGEHQFGELWLPEGPGPFPLVIMIHGGCWLASLPGLELQDLTAGDLRARGLAVWNLEYARIGHDTGGWPGTFLDVAAGVDHARTLVDDHAIDLDRVVLAGHSAGGHLAVWAAGRARIADGPLAPQAPLPVAGVVSLVGILDLEAFAADGPGRCGEPETVTSLVGPDRGADAYADSSPARLLPLGVPQVVISGELDAIIPPAFGAGYAQAAEAAGDPVREIILPGAGHFELIDPAAPAWMVIVDEIERLLTHEVDE, from the coding sequence ATGATCATCCGTCTGCCAATCATCTTACTGTTTGCACTGCTGACGGCCTGCGGGCCGCAAAGTGCGCCTGACGTTGCACCCGTTGATCCGTACGCGGCAGAGCGTCCGATCCGGTTTGCCGCATTGATGGAGCGTGAGCGCCCGTCGGCCGATCACAGGATCGCCTACGGACCGGGCGAGCATCAGTTTGGCGAGCTCTGGCTGCCGGAAGGGCCGGGGCCGTTTCCCCTTGTCATCATGATCCATGGCGGATGCTGGCTGGCTAGCCTTCCCGGGCTGGAGCTGCAGGATCTGACAGCGGGTGATCTGCGTGCACGCGGCCTGGCGGTGTGGAATCTGGAATATGCCCGCATCGGGCACGACACGGGCGGTTGGCCCGGCACATTTCTCGACGTCGCGGCCGGCGTAGATCATGCGCGCACGCTGGTCGATGACCATGCCATCGACCTGGATCGCGTTGTGTTGGCAGGACATTCCGCCGGCGGGCATCTGGCGGTCTGGGCGGCGGGGCGCGCACGAATCGCCGACGGACCGCTGGCGCCGCAGGCGCCATTGCCGGTCGCCGGTGTCGTGTCGCTGGTGGGCATTCTCGATCTGGAGGCTTTCGCGGCAGACGGTCCCGGACGCTGCGGGGAGCCGGAGACCGTGACGTCGCTCGTCGGACCGGATCGCGGCGCTGACGCCTATGCCGATTCATCCCCGGCGCGCCTGCTTCCGCTGGGCGTTCCCCAGGTGGTCATCTCGGGCGAACTTGACGCCATCATTCCCCCGGCCTTTGGAGCCGGTTATGCCCAGGCGGCAGAGGCTGCGGGCGACCCGGTGCGGGAAATCATCCTGCCGGGCGCCGGGCATTTTGAACTGATCGATCCGGCCGCTCCGGCGTGGATGGTCATCGTGGACGAGATTGAGCGCCTGCTGACGCATGAGGTGGATGAATGA
- a CDS encoding DNA polymerase III subunit gamma/tau codes for MMDDAEPGPDAVDDSGPALPGFEPAPSGGAGYQVLARKYRPQTFPDLIGQEPMVRTLTNAFAAGRIAHAYMLTGVRGIGKTTTARLIARALNFETDTVKAPSINLDPPGIHCAAITKSSHVDVMEMDAASRTGVGDIRELLDGLRYSPVSARYKVYIIDEVHMLSTSAFNALLKTLEEPPPHVKFIFATTEIRKVPVTVLSRCQRFDLKRVDRAVLADHLARICGTEGAPVEPEGLMAIARAAEGSVRDALSLLDQAIVQAEGGGAVTAAQVRDMLGLADRTRVLDLLAAALEHRAADALSELRHQYDSGADPVVLMRDLLDYLHAMTRLKAAGADADLGEAKETIARLAALSDAHSLASLGRLWKTALTGLDDVRTAPDPSSAAEMAVIRLMSAASLPSPEDAARLLAGAPRVGTPAAAQPAPSARAPEHPEAREAASEGRIVPFNRPAPAPEAAPGYDDVEEDDEPISDGLPGPESLEELIADIEGAREIGLKLDVERYVKLVSLRPGALAYEPAPGAPSDLGGRLARFLQDQTGARWLVDSSAKNGQETIHDRRRREAEAERDSVMKDPAMVSALAAFPGAELIAVEPAPSPAKPAQDRQETKR; via the coding sequence ATGATGGACGACGCCGAGCCCGGCCCTGACGCCGTTGACGATAGCGGCCCTGCCCTGCCCGGCTTCGAGCCTGCGCCGTCAGGCGGCGCGGGCTATCAGGTGCTCGCGCGCAAATACCGCCCCCAGACATTCCCGGACCTCATCGGCCAGGAGCCGATGGTGCGCACCCTCACCAACGCCTTCGCCGCCGGGCGCATCGCTCACGCCTACATGCTCACCGGCGTACGCGGCATCGGCAAGACAACCACGGCCCGCCTGATCGCGCGCGCCCTCAATTTCGAAACCGACACGGTCAAGGCGCCGTCGATCAATCTGGATCCGCCTGGCATTCATTGCGCCGCCATCACCAAATCCTCCCATGTGGACGTGATGGAGATGGATGCCGCCTCGCGCACCGGCGTCGGCGATATCCGCGAATTGCTGGACGGCTTGCGTTATTCGCCCGTCAGCGCGCGCTACAAGGTCTACATCATTGACGAGGTGCACATGCTGTCCACCTCGGCGTTCAATGCGCTCCTGAAAACGCTGGAAGAGCCGCCGCCGCATGTGAAATTCATCTTCGCCACCACCGAGATCCGCAAGGTGCCCGTGACGGTGCTCAGCCGCTGCCAGCGCTTTGACCTCAAGCGCGTGGACAGGGCGGTGCTGGCCGACCATCTGGCCAGGATCTGCGGAACCGAAGGCGCGCCGGTGGAGCCTGAAGGGCTGATGGCCATCGCCCGCGCCGCCGAAGGCTCGGTGCGCGATGCGCTCTCCCTGCTCGATCAGGCCATCGTGCAAGCTGAAGGCGGCGGCGCGGTGACCGCCGCCCAGGTGCGCGACATGCTGGGCCTGGCTGACCGGACGCGGGTGCTCGACCTTCTGGCCGCCGCGCTGGAGCACCGGGCCGCGGACGCGTTGTCCGAGTTGCGCCATCAATATGATTCGGGCGCCGACCCGGTCGTGCTGATGCGCGACCTGCTCGATTATCTGCACGCCATGACGCGGCTCAAAGCCGCCGGAGCCGACGCCGATCTGGGCGAGGCGAAAGAGACGATCGCGCGCCTTGCGGCGCTGTCAGACGCCCATTCGCTGGCCTCGCTGGGGCGGCTGTGGAAGACGGCGCTGACCGGGCTCGACGATGTGCGCACCGCGCCGGACCCGTCTTCGGCCGCCGAAATGGCGGTGATCCGGCTGATGAGCGCGGCCAGCCTGCCCTCGCCCGAGGACGCGGCGCGCCTGCTGGCGGGCGCCCCGCGCGTCGGGACACCGGCGGCGGCGCAGCCCGCCCCTTCCGCGCGCGCGCCGGAGCATCCGGAGGCGCGCGAAGCCGCCAGCGAAGGCCGGATCGTCCCGTTCAACCGCCCCGCCCCGGCGCCAGAGGCTGCACCGGGCTATGACGATGTTGAGGAGGACGACGAGCCCATCAGCGATGGACTGCCCGGGCCGGAAAGCCTGGAAGAGTTGATCGCGGACATTGAGGGCGCGCGCGAAATCGGGCTGAAGCTCGATGTGGAGCGCTATGTGAAACTGGTTTCGCTGCGTCCGGGCGCCCTCGCCTATGAGCCCGCCCCCGGCGCGCCGTCCGATCTCGGCGGGCGGCTGGCGCGCTTTCTTCAGGACCAGACCGGCGCGCGTTGGCTGGTCGACAGCTCGGCGAAGAACGGTCAGGAGACCATCCATGACCGCCGCCGCCGCGAGGCGGAGGCCGAACGCGACTCGGTGATGAAAGACCCCGCCATGGTCAGCGCGCTGGCCGCCTTTCCCGGCGCCGAGCTGATCGCCGTGGAACCGGCGCCCTCGCCCGCCAAACCCGCCCAAGACCGCCAGGAGACCAAGCGATGA
- a CDS encoding YbaB/EbfC family nucleoid-associated protein: MKDLAGLMKQAQEMQQRMREAQERLETLEVTGEAGAGLVRVTLTAKGELRTLSIDPSIVTPDEKEVLEDLIKAAHADARRKAETAQAKVLGEATSGMSLPPGFNMPFGIKP, encoded by the coding sequence ATGAAGGACCTTGCCGGCCTGATGAAGCAGGCCCAGGAGATGCAGCAGCGCATGCGCGAGGCGCAGGAACGGCTGGAAACGCTGGAAGTGACCGGCGAGGCGGGCGCTGGTCTGGTGCGCGTGACCCTCACCGCCAAGGGCGAGCTGCGCACGCTGTCGATTGATCCGTCCATCGTCACGCCGGACGAAAAAGAAGTGCTCGAAGACCTCATCAAGGCCGCCCACGCGGACGCGCGGCGCAAGGCCGAGACCGCACAGGCCAAAGTGCTGGGCGAGGCCACCAGCGGCATGTCCCTGCCGCCCGGTTTCAACATGCCTTTCGGCATCAAGCCCTGA
- a CDS encoding amidohydrolase, with product MRIILIGLAVLALAGCEDAAAPAAPAAAPAERLFEGGVIYTGGDDNRQVEMVAVAGGRIVCAGAAGACEAHAGPATDRIDLNGAAMFPGFTDAHVHILGVGLRELNLNLEGVGSIAELQARVAAAADGAVDVVAGRGWIETHWPEGRFPTAADLDAVVPDRPVVLVRADGHALVANSAALAEAGVTAETPDPEGGEILRDASGAATGMIIDTAMAPFSIFLREPEGEARVRAYEAGARVLAASGWTGAHSMSVRYDDVDILVQLAQEGRLPLRVHVFANPEHYGDVAARAPRVEADGRVTANGIKFYMDGALGSRGAALLSPYDDSPGSTGLFIARDEASQAMMRRALKDGVQISAHAIGDAGNHRLLDWMEASLDAVPAGERARPEPRWRVEHAQVLHPDDIPRFGDLGVVASMQPSHAIGDLHFAPARIGLQRLEGAYAWRSLVESGAIIAGGSDAPVERGEARIEFYAAAVRRDLEGFAGEGWNLDQALERDDALKLFTLWPAWTVHLDGELGEIAMGQRADFSVFDTDLISAPDLDLRDARPVMTVIDGAVAWRADAE from the coding sequence ATGCGCATCATTCTGATAGGACTGGCGGTTCTGGCGCTGGCCGGCTGCGAAGACGCGGCTGCGCCTGCGGCGCCTGCAGCGGCCCCCGCAGAGCGCCTCTTTGAAGGCGGCGTGATCTATACCGGCGGCGATGACAACCGGCAGGTGGAGATGGTGGCGGTCGCGGGCGGCCGGATCGTGTGCGCTGGCGCGGCCGGGGCCTGCGAGGCCCATGCCGGCCCCGCGACTGACCGCATTGATCTCAATGGCGCGGCGATGTTTCCCGGCTTCACCGACGCCCATGTGCATATCCTCGGCGTGGGCCTGCGCGAGCTGAACCTCAATCTGGAAGGCGTGGGATCCATTGCCGAGCTGCAGGCGCGCGTCGCGGCCGCCGCTGACGGCGCCGTGGACGTGGTGGCCGGGCGCGGCTGGATCGAGACGCATTGGCCCGAAGGCCGGTTTCCCACCGCTGCCGATCTCGACGCCGTCGTGCCGGACCGCCCCGTGGTGCTGGTGCGTGCGGACGGGCATGCGCTGGTCGCCAACTCCGCGGCCCTCGCCGAAGCAGGCGTGACGGCGGAGACGCCGGATCCCGAAGGCGGTGAAATCCTGCGCGACGCGTCCGGCGCCGCGACCGGGATGATCATCGACACCGCCATGGCGCCCTTCTCCATCTTCCTGCGTGAGCCTGAGGGCGAGGCGCGGGTGCGCGCCTATGAGGCGGGCGCGCGCGTGCTGGCCGCGTCAGGCTGGACCGGCGCGCATTCCATGTCGGTGCGCTATGACGACGTGGATATCCTCGTGCAGCTGGCGCAAGAGGGCCGTCTGCCCCTGCGCGTGCATGTCTTCGCCAATCCCGAGCATTATGGCGACGTGGCCGCGCGGGCGCCGCGGGTGGAAGCCGATGGCCGGGTGACCGCCAACGGGATCAAATTTTACATGGATGGCGCGCTGGGCTCGCGCGGCGCAGCGCTCCTGTCGCCCTATGACGACTCGCCGGGCTCGACCGGCTTGTTCATTGCGCGTGACGAAGCGAGCCAGGCGATGATGCGCCGGGCGCTGAAAGATGGCGTGCAGATATCCGCCCACGCCATCGGGGATGCCGGCAATCACCGCTTGCTCGACTGGATGGAGGCGTCTCTGGACGCCGTGCCGGCGGGCGAGCGCGCGCGGCCCGAGCCGCGCTGGCGCGTGGAACACGCCCAGGTGCTGCACCCGGACGATATTCCGCGTTTTGGCGATCTGGGCGTCGTGGCGTCCATGCAGCCCAGCCACGCCATTGGCGATCTGCATTTTGCGCCGGCGCGCATCGGGTTGCAGCGCCTGGAGGGCGCCTATGCCTGGCGGTCGCTGGTGGAGAGCGGGGCCATAATCGCAGGTGGATCCGACGCGCCGGTGGAGCGGGGCGAAGCGCGTATCGAATTCTACGCCGCCGCGGTGCGCCGCGATCTGGAGGGCTTTGCGGGCGAAGGCTGGAATCTGGATCAGGCGCTGGAGCGCGATGACGCGCTGAAGCTGTTTACACTCTGGCCGGCATGGACCGTTCATCTTGACGGAGAGCTGGGCGAGATCGCCATGGGCCAGCGCGCCGATTTCAGCGTGTTCGACACCGATCTGATTTCGGCGCCCGATCTCGATCTGCGCGATGCCCGCCCTGTGATGACGGTCATCGATGGCGCTGTGGCGTGGCGCGCCGATGCCGAATGA